In the genome of Dehalococcoidales bacterium, the window CTGTACGGTTAGCGGATTGATGGCTACCACGGTGATGCCTAAGCTTTCCAGTTGCAGTGTTTCCGCCTCGTGCTCCTCGGAGGCCAGTACCAGGTCCGGCTCCTGGGCGATGATTGCCTCGATGTTCGGCGTATCGTAGGCGCCGATGTTCGGTTTGGTGGTGGCTTCCGGCGGATAGTCGCTATAATCGCACACCCCCACGATGCGGTCGCCCAGCCCCAGCGCGAAGAGTATTTCCGTCTGCGCCGGGGAAAGTGATATTATCCGCTGCGGATATTCGTCTATGGTTACCGTCCGTCCGTAGTCGTCGGTAATCGTTATGGGTTCGGGCGTAGGGCTCGGCGCAGGTGTCGCCGGCGTTGTGGTTAACTGCGCCGGTGTGGTCGCTGGCGCCGTCGTTGTCGGGGCGGCGGCGGTCGTTTTCTCCGTATTGCCGCAGGAGGCTATCGTTACGGTGAATATGGTGATTATAAGTAGTATTAACCCGACTTTTCTAAGCATGGCTGATTGTTAACTCCTTAAAAATAAAATCACCCCTCGCCTGCACCGGCCGGGGGGTGATATAAGACTCAACAAAAAGTCCTACCACTCCCCGCGGAGTGTAGGCGTTACAGAGGTTGGCGTTCTGGCTGATGACACTTCCCGGGAAGTGCCAATTACAGCGGCGCGGCCGCGTCGGATTTTCACCGACTTGCTATCCAGTTGGTCCCTTGCTCACGCTCGGGCACCTCTGTTGACCTATTCGATTGTTATTTTAATATACCGTATGTAAAAGAAAAAATCAAGACGCCGGACGGGATAAATTCCCCGGTGAAAATCATTAGGGATAGTAAGTGATGGGTAGGGAGGGACGGGTGTTATTTACGACTGTATTTCCTGATGGTAGCGCCTCAGCTTGGCCCTGACGCGGGCGATAAACAGCTTGGTGCCGAAGGGTTTGTGGATGAAGTCGTCCGCGCCGTGGTCGAACGCCTCTTTCAGCGCCGTCACTTCGTTATCGGACGTAAGAACGACGATAGGTACATTGGAGTGTTTCCGTATCCGGTCGAGGGCGCGCGCGGCGTTTTCACCGGGCCTTACCGTGTCCATGATGACCATGTCCGGTTCCAGTTGCCCCAATACGTGTACCG includes:
- a CDS encoding cobalamin-binding protein produces the protein MLRKVGLILLIITIFTVTIASCGNTEKTTAAAPTTTAPATTPAQLTTTPATPAPSPTPEPITITDDYGRTVTIDEYPQRIISLSPAQTEILFALGLGDRIVGVCDYSDYPPEATTKPNIGAYDTPNIEAIIAQEPDLVLASEEHEAETLQLESLGITVVAINPLTVQEVLDSIILIGKITGQDQEAASLVSDMQRRMDAITAKTSQLTAEQKPRVFYIIWHDPIWTVGAGTFHDELIQMAGGVNIAGDLSGYIDISLEAVIAANPQVIIAGVGMGTGTDETYQFVATDDRLADVDARVNGKIYSANMDIVSRPGPRLVDALEVFFSLIHPEMQ
- a CDS encoding response regulator, which codes for MMNISSTTTRVKERRRIMVVDKDLNMLRFLNHTLDMEGFDTVSVNDSEAAVHVLGQLEPDMVIMDTVRPGENAARALDRIRKHSNVPIVVLTSDNEVTALKEAFDHGADDFIHKPFGTKLFIARVRAKLRRYHQEIQS